A DNA window from Luteolibacter luteus contains the following coding sequences:
- a CDS encoding esterase/lipase family protein: MRLLTLFTTVLLVSCSAPISFKQGASVVPAGDYHVSPLAEALQELDAGKKSKDPTVACGHFVESARLAGTKALAGETGALALYNHAVGRLVETLSKEKNLPWGRRITVGTGDSAYTLAGKLEPNAPSYEREYVPVDSMTFHGKWSGHRAIRPGVGAPLVVIGPENREYRRTFDPPRVHAAMTAILRFEGHRSATLELHEPLEEEKISIAGRNPTLAADFTAPISMYIAVARPDKLGLIRLLNPQKYSDTARLIRTQKYDKNRIPVLFVHGLQDTPATWVPMYQQLLNDPVLRDRYQFWVFSYPSGYPFPYSASLLRKELDGVNKAFPGHKDIVIVGHSMGGIISRLMVTNAGDRIWKDLFGKSPAETKVSGASRHLLEESLVFEHRKEIRRAIFIATPHKGSIFASNWIGRLGSRLVRIPSFLADTRNAVASLVTVDTASMQLDRAPNSIDTLAPNNRFVISMNKLPIDPGVTYHSIIGDRGKGDTPNSSDGVVAYWSSHLDHAASEKIVPSGHSAHQNPEGIEEVKRILKLHLKTER; the protein is encoded by the coding sequence ATGCGTCTCCTTACACTGTTCACCACCGTTCTGCTGGTATCCTGCTCGGCGCCCATTTCCTTCAAGCAGGGTGCTTCGGTGGTCCCTGCCGGTGACTATCACGTTTCGCCTTTGGCCGAGGCATTGCAGGAACTGGATGCGGGGAAAAAATCGAAGGATCCTACGGTCGCCTGCGGCCATTTCGTGGAAAGCGCGCGTCTTGCCGGAACCAAGGCCTTGGCAGGAGAAACCGGTGCGCTCGCCCTTTACAACCACGCCGTTGGAAGGCTGGTTGAGACGCTGTCGAAAGAGAAGAATTTGCCATGGGGCCGGAGGATCACCGTGGGAACGGGCGATTCCGCTTACACGCTGGCCGGCAAGCTGGAACCGAATGCCCCCAGCTATGAACGCGAGTATGTGCCCGTGGACAGCATGACCTTCCACGGCAAGTGGTCGGGACATCGCGCGATCCGGCCGGGAGTGGGTGCTCCTCTGGTGGTTATTGGTCCGGAGAATCGCGAATATCGCCGCACCTTTGATCCTCCACGGGTTCACGCGGCGATGACCGCGATCCTGCGCTTTGAGGGCCATCGCTCCGCAACCCTCGAACTCCACGAGCCGCTGGAAGAGGAAAAGATTTCCATCGCGGGCCGGAATCCCACGCTAGCGGCGGATTTCACGGCACCCATCTCGATGTACATCGCGGTTGCCCGCCCGGACAAGCTGGGGCTGATCCGCCTGCTCAATCCTCAGAAATATTCCGACACCGCGCGTCTGATCCGCACTCAAAAGTACGATAAGAATCGTATTCCCGTGCTCTTTGTTCACGGCTTGCAGGATACCCCGGCCACTTGGGTGCCGATGTACCAGCAGTTGCTCAATGATCCGGTGCTGCGTGATCGCTATCAATTCTGGGTCTTCAGTTATCCCAGCGGCTATCCATTTCCCTACTCGGCATCGCTCCTGAGAAAGGAACTCGACGGGGTGAACAAAGCCTTCCCCGGCCACAAGGACATCGTGATCGTGGGGCACAGTATGGGCGGTATTATCAGCCGCCTGATGGTCACGAATGCCGGGGACCGGATTTGGAAAGATCTCTTCGGCAAGTCGCCAGCGGAAACCAAGGTTAGCGGGGCAAGCCGCCATCTTCTGGAGGAGTCGCTGGTTTTCGAGCATCGGAAAGAGATCCGCCGGGCGATCTTTATTGCCACTCCTCACAAGGGCTCGATCTTTGCCTCGAATTGGATCGGCCGTCTTGGTTCAAGGCTCGTGCGCATCCCGAGCTTTCTGGCGGATACAAGGAATGCCGTGGCGTCGCTGGTCACCGTAGATACGGCGTCCATGCAACTCGACCGAGCTCCGAATAGCATTGATACCCTTGCTCCCAACAACCGCTTCGTGATCTCGATGAACAAGCTGCCCATCGATCCCGGTGTGACCTATCACTCCATTATCGGCGACCGTGGGAAGGGCGACACTCCGAATTCCAGTGATGGTGTGGTGGCTTACTGGAGCTCTCATCTCGATCACGCGGCCTCGGAGAAGATCGTGCCTTCCGGCCACAGCGCCCATCAGAACCCCGAGGGAATCGAGGAAGTGAAGCGGATTCTGAAGCTCCACTTGAAGACGGAGCGTTAG
- the kdpF gene encoding K(+)-transporting ATPase subunit F — METIVTGLIALALLAYLFTAMVRPEKF; from the coding sequence ATGGAAACCATCGTCACCGGGCTCATCGCCCTCGCCCTGCTCGCCTATTTGTTCACGGCCATGGTCCGGCCGGAGAAGTTTTAA
- the kdpA gene encoding potassium-transporting ATPase subunit KdpA yields the protein MHANDWLQLALFVGVLAAITRPLGIYLTRILDPQGRTWLDPILRPLERLTYKIMGVDPAQEQDWKRYTFAMLLFSLVGFVFTYAILRLQHLLPLNPQGLGALSPALAFNTAVSFTTNTNWQSYGGESTMSYLSQMVGLTLHNFTSAATGIGIAAALVRGISRHTTSLLGNFWVDLVRVTYYLLLPLCTAIAIFLVSQGVIQNFKAYDTAKVVERQVIQVESTNDSGETVTESSTVDQQVIAQGPMASQVAIKMLGTNGGGFANANAAHPYENPTPLSNFVQMLSIFAIGSGLTWYLGKSTGNQGHGWSVWSAMMILFIAGTLACWWAEARGNPIHHALGLAAADGNLEGKEVRFGIFNSSLFAVVTTAASCGAVNSMHDSFTAIGGLIPLFMMELGEVVIGGVGAGLYGMLVFVVLAVFIAGLMVGRTPEYLGKKINAFEVKMAMLSLLVLTMTILGFTAWAAVSNWSLAGLNNAGPHGFSEMLYAYSSATANNGSAFGGLTANPGSGDPHYNVTLGAAMLIGRFLMIVPILAMAGSLAKKKFAPPGPGTFPVSGSTFTVLLIGTVLLIGALNFLPALALGPIVEHFLMLGGNLF from the coding sequence ATGCACGCCAACGATTGGCTCCAACTCGCCCTCTTTGTGGGCGTCCTCGCCGCGATCACCAGACCGCTCGGCATCTACCTCACCCGCATCCTCGACCCGCAAGGCCGTACGTGGCTGGATCCCATCCTGCGTCCCCTCGAACGGCTCACCTACAAGATCATGGGTGTTGATCCCGCCCAGGAGCAGGACTGGAAGCGCTACACCTTCGCCATGCTGCTCTTCAGCCTGGTGGGCTTCGTTTTCACCTATGCAATCCTCCGCCTTCAGCACCTGCTGCCGCTGAACCCTCAGGGCTTGGGCGCCTTGAGTCCGGCACTCGCCTTCAATACCGCGGTCAGCTTCACCACGAACACGAACTGGCAGAGCTACGGCGGGGAATCCACCATGTCCTACCTCTCGCAGATGGTCGGGCTGACCCTGCATAACTTCACATCCGCCGCCACCGGTATCGGGATCGCCGCCGCCTTGGTCCGCGGGATCTCCCGGCACACCACGAGTCTGCTCGGGAACTTCTGGGTGGATCTGGTGCGCGTCACGTACTACCTGCTTCTTCCCCTCTGTACCGCCATTGCGATCTTCCTCGTCTCGCAGGGGGTGATCCAGAACTTCAAGGCATACGACACCGCGAAGGTTGTTGAACGCCAGGTGATCCAGGTGGAGTCCACCAATGATTCCGGAGAAACGGTGACCGAATCGAGCACCGTCGACCAGCAAGTCATTGCGCAGGGGCCGATGGCCTCGCAGGTGGCGATCAAGATGCTGGGAACGAATGGCGGGGGCTTCGCGAACGCCAACGCGGCCCATCCTTACGAGAATCCGACCCCGCTTTCGAATTTCGTGCAGATGCTTTCGATCTTCGCGATCGGCAGCGGTCTGACCTGGTATCTTGGAAAATCGACCGGAAACCAAGGTCACGGCTGGTCGGTCTGGTCCGCCATGATGATCCTCTTCATTGCAGGCACGCTCGCCTGCTGGTGGGCGGAAGCGAGGGGGAACCCGATCCACCATGCGCTGGGACTTGCGGCGGCAGATGGTAATCTCGAGGGCAAGGAAGTCCGTTTCGGAATCTTCAATTCCTCACTTTTCGCGGTTGTCACCACTGCGGCTTCCTGCGGTGCGGTGAATTCGATGCATGACTCCTTCACCGCGATCGGTGGACTGATTCCGCTCTTCATGATGGAGCTGGGTGAAGTGGTGATTGGTGGTGTCGGGGCAGGTCTCTATGGCATGCTGGTCTTCGTGGTTCTCGCGGTCTTTATCGCGGGTCTGATGGTAGGCCGCACCCCGGAATACCTTGGCAAGAAGATCAATGCCTTCGAGGTGAAGATGGCCATGCTTTCCCTGCTGGTGCTGACCATGACGATCCTCGGGTTCACTGCCTGGGCTGCTGTGAGCAATTGGAGTTTGGCTGGCTTGAACAATGCCGGTCCGCACGGCTTCAGCGAGATGCTCTACGCCTACAGCTCCGCGACGGCGAACAATGGTAGTGCCTTCGGCGGTCTTACCGCGAACCCGGGCAGTGGCGATCCGCACTACAATGTGACGCTTGGTGCCGCGATGCTCATCGGTCGTTTCCTGATGATCGTGCCGATTCTTGCGATGGCCGGATCCCTGGCGAAGAAGAAGTTCGCTCCTCCCGGCCCGGGTACCTTTCCGGTTTCCGGCAGCACCTTCACGGTGCTGCTCATCGGCACGGTGCTGCTCATCGGCGCATTGAACTTCCTCCCGGCTCTCGCCTTAGGCCCGATCGTCGAGCACTTCCTCATGCTTGGCGGAAATCTCTTCTAA
- the kdpB gene encoding potassium-transporting ATPase subunit KdpB, whose amino-acid sequence MSTKAQSLFDRAILVPAIGDAFKKLDPRLMVKNPVMFVTEVGAVLTTVAIFTAKVDHGFIVQLAIWLWFTVLFANFAEAVAEGRGKAQADSLRKARKDTIARRLRKDRSEEQVAATLLEKDDLVICETGDVIPADGEVIEGIASVDEAAITGESAPVIRESGGDRSAVTGGTRVISDRIVIRVTSEKGNTFLDRMISMVEGATRQKTPNEIALTILLSAMTLIFLLVCITLRPFGTYAGMEFTIPVLVALLVCLIPTTIGGLLSAIGISGIDRLIRRNVIATSGRAVEAAGDIDVLLLDKTGTITIGNRMASAFLPAPGVTENELADAAQLASLADETPEGRSIVVLAKERFNIRGRELQHPHAAFVPFTAQTRMSGVDLDDRSIRKGAAESVQCWVEEQGGHFPQEVSHAVEAAAREGRTPLVVADGRKVMGVVELKDVVKGGIKERFSHLRKMGIRTVMITGDNPMTAAAIAAEAGVDDFMAQATPEDKLKRIRAEQAAGHLVAMTGDGTNDAPALAQADVGVAMNTGTQAAREAGNMVDLDSNPTKLIEIVEIGKQLLMTRGSLTTFSIANDVAKYFAIIPAMLMVTFPAIAPLNVMKLASPQSAILSAVIFNALIIIALIPLALKGVAYRPLGAMAVLRRNLLVYGAGGLLVPFVGIKAVDLIVSNLHLV is encoded by the coding sequence ATGTCAACGAAAGCTCAATCTCTCTTCGATCGCGCGATCCTGGTTCCCGCGATCGGGGATGCCTTCAAGAAGCTCGACCCGCGCCTGATGGTGAAGAACCCGGTGATGTTCGTCACTGAAGTGGGTGCCGTCCTTACCACCGTCGCAATCTTTACCGCCAAGGTGGATCACGGTTTCATCGTCCAGCTTGCCATCTGGCTCTGGTTTACCGTCCTCTTTGCGAATTTCGCGGAGGCGGTCGCCGAGGGCCGCGGCAAGGCCCAAGCCGACAGCCTGAGGAAAGCCCGGAAGGACACCATCGCCCGCCGTCTCCGGAAGGATCGCAGCGAGGAGCAGGTGGCGGCGACCTTGCTGGAGAAGGATGATCTTGTGATCTGCGAAACTGGCGATGTCATCCCGGCCGATGGCGAGGTGATCGAGGGAATCGCCAGTGTCGATGAAGCCGCGATCACCGGTGAATCCGCTCCGGTCATTCGTGAAAGCGGTGGGGATCGAAGCGCCGTGACCGGTGGCACCCGAGTGATTAGCGACCGCATCGTGATCCGCGTCACTTCGGAGAAGGGGAATACCTTCCTGGATCGCATGATCTCGATGGTGGAAGGCGCGACGCGGCAGAAGACTCCGAACGAGATCGCCCTGACGATCTTGCTTTCCGCGATGACGCTGATCTTCCTGCTGGTCTGCATCACGCTGCGTCCCTTCGGGACCTATGCGGGCATGGAGTTCACCATTCCGGTGCTCGTTGCCCTGCTGGTCTGCCTGATCCCCACGACGATCGGAGGTTTGCTGAGTGCCATCGGCATCAGCGGGATCGATCGCTTGATTCGTCGCAATGTGATCGCGACGAGCGGTCGCGCGGTGGAAGCGGCAGGTGACATCGATGTCCTGCTGCTCGACAAGACCGGCACCATCACCATCGGCAACCGTATGGCTTCCGCGTTTCTGCCTGCGCCCGGCGTGACCGAGAACGAACTTGCGGATGCCGCACAGCTCGCCTCGCTGGCCGATGAAACACCGGAAGGTCGCAGCATCGTGGTGCTGGCGAAAGAACGCTTCAATATCCGCGGCAGGGAGCTTCAGCATCCCCATGCAGCCTTCGTGCCCTTCACCGCGCAGACCCGCATGAGTGGTGTGGATTTGGATGATCGCAGCATTCGCAAGGGTGCGGCGGAGTCGGTCCAGTGCTGGGTGGAAGAGCAAGGCGGGCATTTCCCGCAGGAAGTTTCCCACGCTGTAGAAGCCGCTGCCCGCGAAGGCCGCACCCCGCTGGTTGTGGCGGATGGCAGGAAGGTGATGGGCGTCGTTGAACTGAAGGACGTCGTGAAAGGCGGGATCAAGGAGCGCTTCTCCCATCTTCGCAAGATGGGCATCCGAACCGTGATGATCACCGGGGATAATCCGATGACTGCGGCCGCTATCGCCGCGGAAGCCGGGGTGGATGACTTCATGGCCCAAGCCACGCCGGAGGACAAGCTGAAGCGGATCCGCGCTGAGCAAGCTGCCGGCCATCTGGTCGCGATGACCGGCGATGGCACCAACGATGCTCCCGCCCTGGCCCAGGCCGATGTGGGCGTGGCGATGAATACCGGCACCCAAGCGGCCCGCGAGGCCGGGAACATGGTGGACCTGGACAGCAATCCGACCAAGCTAATCGAGATCGTGGAGATCGGGAAGCAACTGCTCATGACCCGTGGGTCCCTCACCACCTTCTCGATTGCAAACGACGTCGCGAAGTACTTCGCCATCATCCCGGCGATGCTGATGGTGACCTTCCCGGCGATCGCGCCCTTGAATGTCATGAAGCTGGCCTCACCGCAGAGCGCCATCCTGAGTGCGGTGATTTTCAATGCGCTCATCATCATCGCGCTGATCCCGCTTGCCTTGAAGGGGGTGGCTTACAGGCCGCTCGGCGCGATGGCGGTTCTTCGCCGCAACCTCCTGGTTTATGGGGCCGGGGGGCTTTTGGTTCCCTTTGTCGGAATCAAAGCAGTGGACCTGATTGTCTCGAATCTTCACCTCGTCTGA
- the kdpC gene encoding K(+)-transporting ATPase subunit C, with translation MNSFATEIRSAVGSTAVLAVVCCGVYPLVVTGITRTVFHDKADGSLVKDASGEVRGSVLLGQNFTGERYFHPRPSAAGGDGYDAANSSGSNLGPTSRKLADQIKERVAAYRATNGLEVNQEVPADAVTASGSGLDPHISLPNAVLQASRVARARNLPVEKVRDLIENNTDKPDFGIFGDAGVNVLKLNLALDALAP, from the coding sequence ATGAACTCTTTTGCGACTGAAATCCGCAGTGCGGTGGGATCCACCGCTGTCCTCGCCGTTGTATGTTGTGGCGTGTATCCTCTCGTTGTCACTGGCATTACCCGCACGGTCTTCCACGACAAGGCGGACGGGAGCCTGGTCAAGGATGCTTCCGGAGAAGTCCGTGGCTCAGTCCTCTTGGGACAGAACTTTACCGGGGAGAGATACTTCCACCCGCGTCCTTCCGCTGCGGGGGGGGATGGCTATGATGCGGCCAACTCCAGCGGCAGTAACTTGGGGCCCACTTCCCGGAAGCTGGCGGACCAAATCAAGGAGCGCGTCGCGGCCTATCGCGCCACCAATGGCCTTGAGGTGAATCAGGAAGTCCCCGCCGATGCCGTAACGGCTTCCGGCAGTGGTCTCGATCCGCACATCAGTCTGCCGAATGCCGTTCTCCAGGCATCCCGGGTTGCCCGGGCGCGCAATCTCCCGGTGGAAAAAGTCCGCGATCTGATCGAGAATAACACCGACAAGCCTGACTTCGGAATCTTCGGGGATGCCGGGGTCAATGTCCTCAAGCTCAACCTTGCGCTCGATGCGCTTGCCCCATGA
- a CDS encoding potassium-transporting ATPase subunit C, with product MNAPVRAFLVALALGGLGAAWWFSREDAQSLPDEKKIAIERLVESQTGPAYFQSGDSAPDPDSDGVVWIDAVVARAQIDRIVAERKGDDAMKRRIDRLVDEASEPHPSRAVGGERINLARLNLALDAAK from the coding sequence ATGAATGCTCCGGTTCGCGCGTTCCTTGTCGCCTTGGCTCTCGGCGGGCTGGGGGCCGCATGGTGGTTCAGCCGCGAGGACGCGCAGTCACTTCCAGATGAAAAGAAGATAGCGATCGAACGCTTGGTGGAGTCCCAAACAGGACCGGCCTATTTCCAATCCGGAGACTCCGCACCCGATCCTGATAGTGACGGTGTCGTCTGGATCGATGCCGTGGTGGCTCGGGCGCAGATCGATCGGATTGTCGCGGAGCGGAAGGGAGACGACGCGATGAAGCGGCGGATCGATAGGCTGGTGGATGAAGCTTCCGAACCTCATCCCTCAAGGGCTGTGGGGGGAGAGCGGATAAACTTGGCCCGCCTCAACCTCGCCTTGGATGCCGCCAAATAG
- a CDS encoding sensor histidine kinase yields the protein MSDDYRPDPDILLAQVQRAERGRHAGRLFIFLGMCPGVGKTYAMLQMGRQRRNDGIRVLAGVVETHGRAETAALLDGLEVLPRKQIEHGGHLLDEFDLDTALARRPDLLLVDELAHTNAPGSRHQKRYQDVLELLDAGIDVCTTVNVQHIESQVDIVRQITGIAVQETVPDSILDRAHEIQLVDLGVEKLLQRLAEGKVYLGERANAAAEGFFREGNLTALREMALRFTAERVDRDLEDFRRARRDSSPWKTNARLLVGVAPTPYSESLVRWTRRAAARIGCPWIGVWVEGVRKLRPDEEEMLARGLALVRNLGGEVVHVTGDNVANALLEVARERNVSQIVVGKSDTKYPWRRSLTDRVIAGSGDIDVCVVRPFAGKRSRKSAEIPTEPGKWNDYLSALGLTALMTVVGWLAVPVSGYTVPAFIYLLAIVLASLRWQRGATLLMAAVSAVSWDYLFIPPRFTLHVDRAEDMAMLSMFFVIALAMGHLTTRLRMREKAERQRQRHTDALLRVTQQAALSPETGKGFEAALRVIESILGGKISLLVRQDDHSLGHTAHAASAFQPDDSEFAVASWAFANHQPAGRFTETLPSAQAIWFPLQTATSAMGVMGLMRESSALSFTERQAMEAFALQLALVLEKEHFIQAVQLAERLEEGEKLRRALFDSISHELKTPIAVIRAAVETKGGTPADPCIVEIDTASRRLQRIVESLLQMTRLESSVIEPKSEWCDVNDIISGSLETTRDLFKGRELKVEIPSDFPLVKTDHQLLEQCLTNLLHNAAVHTPDGTLVELAVLRRVKGIEIIVRDHGGGMAEGEEKKIFGKFYRSPGSPAGGSGLGLSIVKGFLRALGGEVIARNHPSGGAEFAVRLPVETMEASAAIPPP from the coding sequence ATGTCTGACGACTATCGACCGGATCCCGATATCCTCCTCGCGCAGGTGCAGCGCGCGGAGCGGGGGAGGCATGCGGGCCGGCTCTTCATCTTCCTCGGGATGTGCCCGGGCGTGGGGAAGACCTACGCCATGCTCCAGATGGGCAGGCAGCGGCGAAACGATGGCATCCGTGTCCTCGCAGGAGTGGTGGAAACCCATGGACGCGCTGAGACTGCGGCCTTGCTGGACGGACTTGAGGTTCTGCCAAGAAAGCAGATCGAGCACGGCGGCCATCTTCTGGATGAGTTCGATCTCGATACCGCGCTGGCCCGCCGTCCCGATCTCCTGCTAGTCGACGAGCTGGCTCATACCAATGCTCCCGGTAGCCGTCACCAGAAGCGCTATCAGGACGTGCTGGAGTTGCTCGACGCGGGTATCGATGTTTGCACCACGGTTAATGTCCAGCACATCGAGAGCCAGGTGGATATCGTGCGCCAGATCACCGGCATCGCGGTGCAGGAGACAGTTCCCGATTCGATCTTGGATCGCGCCCATGAGATCCAACTCGTGGATCTCGGGGTGGAGAAGCTCTTGCAGCGGCTGGCGGAGGGGAAAGTTTATCTGGGCGAGCGTGCCAATGCTGCCGCGGAGGGATTCTTCCGGGAGGGGAACCTCACCGCCTTGCGAGAGATGGCCCTGCGTTTCACGGCCGAACGCGTGGACCGCGACCTTGAGGATTTCCGTCGGGCGCGACGCGATTCCAGTCCTTGGAAGACGAACGCGCGTCTCCTCGTCGGCGTGGCTCCCACGCCCTATTCGGAAAGCTTGGTTCGTTGGACCCGGCGAGCCGCGGCACGCATTGGCTGCCCGTGGATCGGAGTGTGGGTGGAAGGGGTGCGCAAGCTTCGCCCGGATGAAGAGGAGATGCTGGCCCGGGGTCTCGCCTTGGTCCGGAATCTTGGCGGTGAGGTCGTCCATGTTACGGGCGACAACGTTGCGAACGCCCTGTTGGAAGTCGCCCGGGAGCGGAATGTCAGCCAGATCGTCGTCGGGAAGTCCGACACGAAATATCCTTGGAGGCGATCTTTGACCGACCGGGTGATTGCGGGCAGCGGCGACATCGATGTCTGCGTGGTCCGGCCCTTTGCGGGAAAGCGCTCGCGAAAGTCCGCCGAGATCCCCACCGAACCAGGAAAATGGAATGACTATCTGAGCGCTCTTGGCCTGACCGCACTGATGACCGTGGTGGGATGGCTTGCGGTGCCCGTGAGCGGCTACACGGTGCCGGCTTTCATTTACCTTCTGGCGATCGTGCTGGCATCACTGCGATGGCAGCGGGGTGCCACATTGTTGATGGCAGCCGTGTCAGCCGTCTCGTGGGACTATCTTTTCATTCCGCCGCGTTTCACCCTTCACGTGGACCGGGCCGAGGACATGGCGATGCTTTCGATGTTCTTCGTGATCGCCTTGGCCATGGGGCATCTGACCACGCGGCTCCGCATGCGGGAGAAAGCCGAGCGCCAGCGTCAGCGCCATACCGATGCCTTGCTTCGTGTGACCCAGCAGGCGGCCTTGAGCCCGGAGACCGGAAAGGGCTTTGAAGCGGCGCTGCGGGTGATTGAGTCGATCCTCGGTGGAAAGATATCGCTGCTCGTGCGGCAGGACGATCACTCGCTTGGTCACACCGCTCATGCTGCGAGCGCGTTCCAGCCTGACGATTCGGAATTTGCCGTGGCGTCATGGGCCTTTGCGAACCACCAACCTGCCGGGCGCTTCACTGAAACGTTGCCGTCCGCGCAGGCGATCTGGTTTCCGCTGCAAACCGCGACCTCCGCCATGGGAGTGATGGGGCTCATGCGTGAGTCGTCGGCGCTCTCCTTCACCGAACGACAGGCAATGGAAGCCTTTGCCCTCCAGCTTGCATTGGTTCTGGAGAAGGAACACTTCATCCAGGCGGTGCAACTCGCCGAACGGCTTGAGGAAGGGGAGAAGCTGCGTCGCGCGCTTTTCGACAGTATTTCCCATGAGCTGAAGACCCCTATCGCCGTGATCCGGGCAGCGGTGGAAACAAAAGGGGGGACTCCCGCCGATCCTTGCATCGTGGAGATCGACACGGCCTCGCGCCGTCTGCAACGCATTGTCGAGAGTCTCCTGCAGATGACCCGCTTGGAATCCTCGGTGATCGAACCGAAGTCGGAGTGGTGCGATGTGAACGACATCATTTCAGGATCCTTGGAAACCACGCGCGACCTTTTCAAAGGTCGTGAACTGAAGGTCGAGATCCCATCTGATTTTCCCTTGGTGAAGACCGATCACCAGTTGCTGGAGCAGTGTCTGACCAATCTGCTCCACAATGCCGCGGTGCACACGCCTGATGGGACATTGGTGGAGCTGGCGGTTCTGCGTCGTGTCAAAGGGATCGAGATCATCGTCCGCGATCACGGCGGGGGAATGGCTGAGGGCGAAGAAAAGAAGATCTTCGGGAAGTTCTACCGCTCTCCAGGGTCTCCGGCTGGTGGTAGTGGCCTCGGCCTCTCCATTGTGAAAGGCTTTCTCCGCGCGCTTGGCGGCGAGGTTATTGCCCGCAATCATCCATCGGGCGGCGCCGAATTCGCCGTCCGGCTACCCGTCGAGACGATGGAAGCTTCCGCTGCGATCCCACCCCCCTAG
- a CDS encoding response regulator transcription factor, whose product MTALIIDDEIQIRRLLRLALESKGYEVREAENGQLGLQACAVHRPDVVLLDLGLPDMDGLEVLKRLREWSDTPVLILSVRDEEAGKITALECGADDYVTKPFATGELLARLAAIQRRRHGNDAPEIVFGPLLLRLDRHEAILEGEELKLTPTEFAFLRALARHTGKIVTQRQLLREVWGPQAEDQTHYLRVYANFLRKKLGNTLLVRNEPGIGYRLVEPL is encoded by the coding sequence GTGACCGCGCTGATCATTGACGACGAGATCCAGATCCGCCGCTTGCTGCGGCTCGCGCTGGAGTCGAAAGGCTATGAGGTGCGCGAAGCCGAGAACGGGCAGCTCGGGCTGCAGGCCTGCGCGGTCCATCGCCCGGATGTGGTGCTGCTGGATCTCGGCTTGCCGGACATGGATGGTTTGGAGGTCTTGAAGCGCCTGCGGGAGTGGAGTGACACTCCGGTGCTGATCTTGTCCGTCAGGGACGAGGAGGCTGGAAAGATCACCGCCCTGGAATGCGGTGCCGACGACTACGTCACGAAGCCTTTTGCAACCGGAGAGCTGCTGGCGCGTCTCGCAGCGATCCAGCGTCGCCGGCATGGCAACGATGCGCCGGAGATCGTCTTCGGCCCGCTGTTGTTGCGGCTGGACCGACATGAAGCGATCCTCGAAGGGGAGGAGCTGAAACTGACTCCGACCGAGTTCGCCTTTCTCCGGGCTCTCGCCCGGCACACGGGCAAGATCGTCACCCAGCGTCAACTCCTGCGCGAGGTCTGGGGGCCTCAGGCAGAGGACCAAACACACTACCTCCGGGTCTACGCGAATTTTCTCCGCAAGAAGTTGGGCAATACCCTGCTTGTCCGGAACGAGCCGGGGATCGGCTACCGGTTGGTCGAACCTCTCTAA
- a CDS encoding pyridoxamine 5'-phosphate oxidase family protein — protein sequence MSAIQDLAASEAVEKMRDMIDAAAATCLFATNLSSIPFHLCPMQVQDVENDGTLWLFSGADSVHNAHIGLDPRVQLMFCNGGKHEYLAIHGRAEITTEIHKVDELWTPAVKTWFPQGKDDPNLTLIAVHPEKVHYWDTKDGKLVAMGKMLVGAVTGKRLELGIEGDLNP from the coding sequence ATGAGTGCGATCCAGGATCTTGCCGCCTCGGAGGCTGTGGAAAAGATGCGGGACATGATTGATGCCGCTGCTGCCACCTGCCTGTTTGCCACGAATTTGAGTTCCATTCCATTCCATCTCTGCCCCATGCAGGTACAAGATGTGGAGAATGACGGAACCCTTTGGCTCTTCAGTGGAGCCGATAGCGTTCACAACGCGCATATCGGCCTCGATCCACGTGTCCAGCTGATGTTCTGCAACGGCGGCAAGCACGAGTATCTGGCCATCCACGGTCGGGCAGAGATTACGACCGAGATCCACAAGGTGGATGAGCTGTGGACTCCCGCCGTGAAGACGTGGTTTCCCCAAGGAAAGGACGATCCCAATCTCACCTTGATCGCGGTCCATCCTGAGAAGGTTCACTACTGGGATACGAAGGACGGCAAGCTCGTGGCAATGGGTAAGATGCTCGTTGGTGCCGTGACCGGAAAGCGGCTGGAGCTCGGGATCGAGGGAGACCTAAACCCGTAA